CAATCTGAGTGGTATTTAAATACGGAGAGAACGAATAATCCGGCGATAGAGTTCCATTTTACTTCTGAAATACATAAATAGCAAAAATATGGGTGAGGGCAAAACCCTCACCCATATTTTTTGAGTGCGGGATTAATTCCTGGATGCTTCACCCAGGAATTAATCCCGCAAATTAAGTGCAAATAACTATTTCCTTTTATACTCCAATATAATCTCACTAAACGTCTTCTCCTTCACCCCTTTAAAATGCACATCCAGCTCATCCTCTTTCTTCCACTTATATACAATCTTCTGGGGGTAATCACAGGCCGGGTTCTCCGCCACAAAGCCATTGCTTTGTAACACCGTCACCTTAAACGGCACTGGTTTGCCGCTCTTCGGATCTGCCACCGCAGCAATTGTAAACACCAGCTCATTCCCACTCCTCACCAACTGCATATTATCCATCTCCACGCTATCTCTACCGGTTATACGATGTGTCTTCCCTTCCCAGGTATGATCATCTTTCTTCACCCACAACTCTGTAAAAGTACTGTGCTTCGTCGGCATCCGCCAATACCCGAGAATATGATCCACATACTTAAAGTCGGCCGGCTTTACCTGTGCAAAGCTGTTCGTGCAAAGGATGCAGAACAGCAGCAGGCAACTACTGTGGTACCACAGCTTCTTCCCCATACATTTGTGGTTTATATTTCAACGAAGGCGATGGCAGGAAAGGACCAATATTCAATGAAGCCCATTTCTCATCCACTCTGCGGATTGTTTCATCATCAGCAACTACGATATTTGGCCAGTCACGCTCAAAACCATCCAGCAGCCTTGTTTTGAGGGTACCATCCATGCCTACCCCAGCCCATTCCTTTCCAGGCTGGCCTGCAACAGGATTACGTACTACAAAACTATCCCTTCTTGGATCCAGGTTATTACAGAAGCGCCACAGGGTAGTTGCCAGATCACTTACGTCTACAGTATGTTCTACAAAAATGATCATCTTGATGCCCAGCATTTCAGGCAGTGCATACAGTTGTTCATTCAGTTCTTTAACGTGTAGCGGACGTGCTTTTTGTACGGCCACAAACAGGCAAGGAATATCCATTGCCAGCAGGCTATCATTGATCCCTTTAATTTCGGGGAAACGTTTTTGCAGTTCTGCTTTATTGATAGCAGCGGGTTTGATGTCTCTTACATGACTATCCAGTAATTCTTCATCATACTTGGTCGTTGCGTCGATACACATCTTGCCACCAAAGCCCATTTTAGAGCAGGAGTGATCCAGTACATCCATCGGACCCTGGCTGAAATAGATGTCTGTAGCAGGATTCAGGTGCTTAAACATATACTGCGCCAGTGATTTATAATCACTGATAGTGGTATGCTGATCCGCTACCACCAGGATCTTATTGAACATCATCTGACCCGCGCCCCACATGGCGTTCATCACTTTCTGCGCCTGGCCCGGATATTCTTTCTTAATCTTGGAAATCACCAGGTTATGGAACACCCCTTCTACCGGCATTTCCATATCGATCATTTCAGGCACCATCGCCATTTTGATCGGTGCCAGGAAGATACGTTCTGTAGCTTTACCCAGGTAAGCATCTTCCTGCGGAGGAATACCTACGATGGTAGCAGGATATACGGCATCTTTACGATGGGTGATTGCAGTAACATGGAAACGGGGATACCAGTCTGCAAGGGAATAGTAACCGGTGTGGTCACCAAATGGCCCTTCCCAGATCAGGTCTTCTTCCGGATCTACATAACCTTCAATTACGAAGTCAGCATCAGCAGGTACTTCGATGTCTGGCTGGGAGATACATTTAACCAGTTCCACTTTCTGCTTGCGCAGAAAACCTGCCAGCATATATTCATCCACGTTTTCAGGCAGAGGAGCGGTAGCGGAATAAGTATATACAGGGTCACCACCGAGAACAACGGCTACCGGCATGCGTTTTTTCAGCGCCTTGTATTCGTTGTAGTGTTTAGCGGAGACTTTGTGTTTATGCCAGTGCATACCGGTCATCTGGCCATCGAACACCTGCATACGGTACATGCCAACGTTGCGGATGCCGGTGTGCGGGTCTTTGGTGTGAATGACAGGGAGGGTGATGAACGGACCACCGTCTTTAGGCCAGCATTGGATCACCGGGATTTTGGAGAGGTCCGGGTGAGCCATCACCACTTCCTGGCAGGCGCCTTTGCCGCTGACTACTTTTGGCATCCAGCTGGCGAATTGACCAAGTTTAGGGAGCATGGCGAGTTTATCGAGAATGCCTTCTTTCGGTTTGGAAAGCATTTTGAAGAGGTCTTCGATTTGGTGGGCGATGTCGTCGAGTTCGTTGACACCCAGCGCCAGGCACATCCTTTTGAGGCTGCCCATGGAGTTCATGAGAACAGGGAAGTCGGTACCGGTGTTTTCAAAGAGGAGGGCTTTGCCGCCATCCGGAGATTTGCTGATTCGGTCGGTGATTTCGGAGATTTCCAGGATTGGATCTACGAAGGTTTTGATGCGGACCAGTTCTCCGGCCTTTTCCAGTGTATCTATGAAGTGCTTTAAATTCTTATATGCCATACGGATCTTCGAAAATTTGTACGAAGATAACACCAAAATAAATGGTTTTACCCCTGGTAAAACCATTTATTTTGATAGCGATGACGCAGTGGGGAGCCCCGGCAAAACGCTCCCCCAAAAAACCAAACACTCCACCCCAGCCTAACCATTTAATTCCAATAACGACAACACAATCGGGCCCAAGCAAAACACTCCCCAAAAACCCAACACTTCCCCAGCCTAACCATCTATTCCAATCCCACCATCCCACAAAGACTTCACCCCGAAATCATATCAACAAAAAAAGACGCTCCAACCTAAGGTCAAAGCGTCTTTCGGGGGCAGCTGGCCTGTGGCCACCTAAAACTCAATTCAATCTCCCCATTTAATAATATACTGGTTATAAGCTAATATTTGCATTAATCACCACTCTAGGTCTCTTCACATATACAACTTCCTGTGCAGGCGGTGGCGCTGGTGCATAAACAACTACTGGTGCAGGTGCAGGCGCACAAACTGCTACCGGTGCCGGTACTGGTACCATTACTCTTGCACCTGGGCGGCAATCATAATAAGCACCGCGATAACTTTTGTTGCAATCCTCCCAACGGCCAGCATGAACGCGATACCCTCTTTCATATCCATTTCCACGATGTCCATTCTGTGCCTCTGCACCTACTACGGCTCCTCCTATCAGCATCATCATTAATACTATCTGTTTCATACTGTATGATTTAGTTTTTGGTAAAATTGATTGGAATTAAATTATAGGAATTAATATATACTTAAACGTTAAAAGTCACATCTAAAGTGTGTGCCGGGGCTACATAACTATACACATGGTGGTGATAACGATGTGGCCTTGGGCGCGGTCTGTGCGGCCGGTGATGCCAGTGGTGATGATGTATCACCCTGTGATGCGGATGCGGCGGCAAAGGAGGACGCGGTGGCAAAGGAGGATGCGGCGGTAAGTGCAGATGATGCGGATGCGGTGGCCTTGGTGGCTGTGCATTCGATACAACGAACCCTCCTAATATAAATAAGATGATGAATAATATCTTTTTCATGATCCTACGGATTTAGTAAAAAAATTAGAGTCAGGCGATTCGGATCTTCATGAGGAGAGTGGTAACAAATTATATAAACAGGGAGGAAAAGCATACAACCATCACAGTGCTTCTTATTCTTTACTCTCTTCGCGATTTCTGAATTCGACTATCTCAATGATCAGTTGCATATCGCTTTCTCTTTTTCCTGTTTGATTATGAAATTTCAAGAAGTATGCCAAAAACCAAATTCCCTGAAGATCGTTGACCAGCACCAACTTACACTTACTAAATCTTTAAGGAGCTTCAATTTTTGTGTTTCGTTTAGCGACGACATGGTCCAGTTCGTCCACTAATTTGTTGTACAGGTTTAGTTGTTAGTGTCTTTGAATAACATTTGGTGTATTTGAATAAAAGTTTTGTGTCCTGGGTAAATCGCTGGTGTCAGTAAAATTCTGGTCTCATTTGAAAATCTCTATTCTCTATTGAATAGCGCTGGCCTCACTGGAAGATCTCTGGCCTCAATTTAAAGTCTCTGCTATATTCGAGAATCTCTATTCGCTATCGAATGGCGCTATACTCACTGAAACATTTCTGGCCTCTATCGAATGTCTCTGCTATATTCGAAAATCTCTATTCTCTATCGAATGGTTTTGGTCTCACCCGAATGAGTTTAAAATACAATATTTTTCAATTTCCACTGCAAAATTTTTCTTCCAGCCCTGCCCACTAAAACTTCGGACAGTTGGACACCTTCTGTTTACCCCAATGATTATAAGGCCCTTTGCCGCCACCAAAGCGGTATGCCAGCGTAAACCCGGTAAATACATACCAGTCATCATACTTCTGCGAGCCTCTCGGAAACCCTTCCACAGGATAAGTTCCAGGTCCTCTATACGCATACTTAACCGTCTTCGCACCATAGGTAGCCAGCAAAGTATTGTAATCTGCATACCCCTTGCTCACATCATCCAGGTAGTCCGTAAACGTCTTGCGCAGGCCCACTTCAAAACCTGCTACCAGGTTGTCACGCACCAAAAACTTCACACCTGCGCCAAAAGGAATTGATACACTCGTCAGGTTATATTGCTTACGGTCAGGATACTGCTTAAGCCCCTGCCCTTCTGTGTTCAGCCCTCTCAGCCTGATCACATCCCCATTCTCATCCCGGGTAGTCGGATAAAAATTAAATACCCCTACACCGCCAAACACATAGGGAGTCCATCCCTTATCATCAATATCAAATAAATTCAATTCTAACCTAATATGACCTTCCAGGATAGGCGAGCGGAAACTCAGGTTCCTGTTTCTTAAATCTACATTTTTGTTGGTGCTGTCCGCTCCTGCAATGCGTGCATAAGTAAAGCCTGCACCCAGCGTAACATGTGGAGAGAGATCCCTTTTTACAAACAAGCCAATATGATAGCGTGTATAACGCATATCCACCTTTGATTGTGATAAATCCCCGCTGTAATTACTAATCCCTAATGCACCCCCCACCTGCCAGTACTGTCCAAAAACGGCAAAGGGGAGACAAACAAATAAAGTAACAAGTACCTTCCTGGAAATAACGCTCATAAAATGGTTTCTCAATGCAATTAGATTTGGCATCAACTTTCGTGATTGATTAGTGACCTTTTTTCATCGCATTTCGATAGGTATCTGCTAGGGGGAATATCAGGACATTGTTTTATAACGAAGGAGACTGGCATAAAATTGTAAAGCAGGCATTCTCATTCAAAACAACCGCTGCAAAATAGTACATTTTTGCAGGCTGAACAAAACAGGAAGAAAACATGTCGAATTTAATGAAGACGGCCACAGGGCCCCTCCCACATCCCTCCTTCACTTGCCCTGGCCAGTTACAGGTGATTTTTAGAAAAAAATATAAAATGAATATATTATACTACTCACTTCCTTACCGTTCCCACCACATACGTTCACTTATAAATGCCCTAAAACACTCACATATTATCTTTAAATGCTGAGTGTTAGCGGGTTTACATGTATACATTTGTTGAAACGTTTTTTTTATTATCTGCAGCGAATGCCTTACTTTCGAATAACATCATTTTATCATAAAATACTATCAGCGTTTTGGATGAAATGATCCGTTAGGATGCACCTCATTTAGCCCTTACCGATCGCTCTTTTAACAAACTTCGCTATGAAACAAAGACCTCCCGCTCTTGAGCAAATGGAGCTGTTAGCACTCAAAGCACTATGTTTTGCAGATGATCACGTCTCGGAATCATTTGAGATGAAACACGTTTCCGATTGGCTCGGAATTTCCTACTCTTATTTCTATCACAGTTTTACACATGTAATCGGGGAACCTTACTGGCAATATGTAAAACGACATCGCCTCGAACTCTCTGCAGGCCTGCTCAGGCACAGCGGATACAACATCAGCGAAATTGCCGAACGCTCCGGGTATGCAACCGTAGCAGCTTTTACAAAGGCCTTCACCCAGTATTTCGATCAAAGCCCGCGCGGCTTCAGAAAAATCCCCACTTTACCGAATGAACAACGCACCCTTCAATTGGT
This window of the Chitinophaga sancti genome carries:
- a CDS encoding DUF6265 family protein is translated as MGKKLWYHSSCLLLFCILCTNSFAQVKPADFKYVDHILGYWRMPTKHSTFTELWVKKDDHTWEGKTHRITGRDSVEMDNMQLVRSGNELVFTIAAVADPKSGKPVPFKVTVLQSNGFVAENPACDYPQKIVYKWKKEDELDVHFKGVKEKTFSEIILEYKRK
- a CDS encoding menaquinone biosynthesis decarboxylase; this encodes MAYKNLKHFIDTLEKAGELVRIKTFVDPILEISEITDRISKSPDGGKALLFENTGTDFPVLMNSMGSLKRMCLALGVNELDDIAHQIEDLFKMLSKPKEGILDKLAMLPKLGQFASWMPKVVSGKGACQEVVMAHPDLSKIPVIQCWPKDGGPFITLPVIHTKDPHTGIRNVGMYRMQVFDGQMTGMHWHKHKVSAKHYNEYKALKKRMPVAVVLGGDPVYTYSATAPLPENVDEYMLAGFLRKQKVELVKCISQPDIEVPADADFVIEGYVDPEEDLIWEGPFGDHTGYYSLADWYPRFHVTAITHRKDAVYPATIVGIPPQEDAYLGKATERIFLAPIKMAMVPEMIDMEMPVEGVFHNLVISKIKKEYPGQAQKVMNAMWGAGQMMFNKILVVADQHTTISDYKSLAQYMFKHLNPATDIYFSQGPMDVLDHSCSKMGFGGKMCIDATTKYDEELLDSHVRDIKPAAINKAELQKRFPEIKGINDSLLAMDIPCLFVAVQKARPLHVKELNEQLYALPEMLGIKMIIFVEHTVDVSDLATTLWRFCNNLDPRRDSFVVRNPVAGQPGKEWAGVGMDGTLKTRLLDGFERDWPNIVVADDETIRRVDEKWASLNIGPFLPSPSLKYKPQMYGEEAVVPQ
- the porG gene encoding type IX secretion system protein PorG, producing MRNHFMSVISRKVLVTLFVCLPFAVFGQYWQVGGALGISNYSGDLSQSKVDMRYTRYHIGLFVKRDLSPHVTLGAGFTYARIAGADSTNKNVDLRNRNLSFRSPILEGHIRLELNLFDIDDKGWTPYVFGGVGVFNFYPTTRDENGDVIRLRGLNTEGQGLKQYPDRKQYNLTSVSIPFGAGVKFLVRDNLVAGFEVGLRKTFTDYLDDVSKGYADYNTLLATYGAKTVKYAYRGPGTYPVEGFPRGSQKYDDWYVFTGFTLAYRFGGGKGPYNHWGKQKVSNCPKF